Sequence from the Saccharopolyspora pogona genome:
CGGTTTCGGCGTGATGCGCGGTGCCCGGCGCGGCCGGCGGGAGCACTGAGGCGATCTGGGTGAGCAGGGTGGGCTGGTTGCCTTTCACCGTGAGTGCGTAGTGGCCGCCCCGGTCCTGGGTCAGGTACGCGGCGGTGGTGTGCTGGGCGTGCGCGGCGTCCCCGGTGACGACCACACCGGTCAGATCGATGTCCTTGAGCAGCGCGGCCACCTGGGTGATCTCGTTGGTGCCCTCAGGAACCCGCAACTGAGCAATGACGACGGCTTCTCGGTGCAGCATCGCCGAGAACAGCTTCACCTCGCTGCCTTCCGGATCGCCGGGCGCCACCGTGTTCCGCAGGGTCTTGCCATCCATGGCCACACCGACCAGTCCCTCTGGTCCGTGGTCATCACCCCCGGCCACATCGACGCCACGGGCCAGGGCCGCAGCCGCAGCTTGCTCCCGCAGCCACCGGCACACCTGCTCATCGGCGGCGTCAGCATCGATATCGTGCGCCACCCGACGAATCGTCGATTCGCTGGGCGCGACATAACGCCCGGTCAACAGGTGCCGACGGCAGCCGGCCAACACCAACAACTCCTGCGGCAGGTCCGCGGCACGATCCCCCGCTTCCCGGAAGTTACCGGCCCCGGCCAGCGCTGCGAACACCGTTACCGCCAGCACTGAACCAACCCGGTGACGAACCCCGCGCGGCTTGCGCGGGTCAGGCACCCGACTCAGCATCTCGACCAACCCGCCCACCGCGGCAACACCGACGTCCATGCCGATCTCCACGGACGCACCGAACCCGCCAGCAATCGGCGAGCACGAATCCTGGACATGCGACACTGACACCGGTGGCCTCCTGTTAGGACGATGATCAAGGTGTGGTAACCCGCATCATCGCAGGCAGAAGGCCACCACCCACATCCAGACACACCACGCGTCACCACGCACTCAGGACTTCACACCAAGATCACAAACTTTGACGTTCCCCTGGCATAGCGGTCTCGTTCGTAATGATGCAATTCCCAGAGGAAAACGCTCCGGCGTTCGTGTACGTCAAATATCGACCCGAAAGCGGGCGAAATCACCTTCGGCAAATTCGCAGCGGAATGGCTCGCGCATCGAACATCGGACCCGCTCACCATTCAGAACACCAAAGACCGACTCCGCCGCTACGTCACGGGAACGAAGCTCGGAAAGTGCCCGATTGCCAAGATCCGGCCGTCCACGGCGCAAGCGTGGATCAAGGGAATGACGATCGCGGAGTCGACCAAGCGTGTCGTTTTCGACCACGTGCCGGCGATCCTCGCCGCCGCCGTCGAAGACGAGCGCATCGGGCGCAACCCGTGTCAGTCTAAGTCGGTCACGCCGCCGAAGCGGACCCGCGAGCCGGTCACCGCGTGGACTCACGCACAGGTCGCCGCGAAGCGCGCCAACATAGCGGAGCGGTACCGGCCGCTGATCACGCTCGGCGCCGGGCTCGGCCTGCGAGCGGGTGAGGTCTACGGGCTGTCGCCGGATGACGTCGACTGGCTTCGCGGGAACATCACGATCCGCCGACAGGTGAAGATCGTCGGGAACCGGAGAGTCTTCGCGCCCCCGAAGGGTGGGAAGGTCCGCTCCGTGCCTCTGCCCGCCTCTGTGCGGGACGATCTCGCCGCCTACCTCGCCAACAAAGTCCCCCGAAGGCGATCACGCTCCCGTGGCGCGAACCATGCGGCGAGGAGACCACGGTCTCGCTGGTGGTCACGAACGACGGCGGGCGAGCTCTGCACGGGGCCTGTTCGCCTCGGTAGACGACACGAACGGTCCGTTCGCTCCGTTCATCCGATGTGAGCCCGGGGCTGTTGGTGTGCGGTGAACGGCCTGTTCGCCTCGGTAGACGACACGAACGGTCCGTTCGCTTCACGCCCGCACCTTCCCAAACAGCCCCAACACCGCGCCGAATTAACCAGCAGGGCCAGCAGCGGCTACACAGCGGCGGGGCGTGGCCTCAACCGGCACCGCAAACGCCAGATCGCCCTGCGCGCCAAGCTTCAAGCCAAGCAAACCAAGGCCGCTAAGCGGCGACTCAAAGCCCGTGCCCGCAAGGAAGCGCGGCACGTCAAGAACATCAACCACTGCATCTCGAAGACGATCGTGACCGAGGCCAAGCGCACCGGACGCGGTATTTCCCTGGAAGAACTCAAGGGGATCCGCGACCGGGTACGGCTGGCGTAAGCCCGAACGGGTCACGCTGCACTCCTGGTCGTTCGACCAGCTTGGGCAGTTCATCGTCTACAAGGCCAACATGGCCGGGGTGCCGGTGGTCTACGTCGATCCCGCGTACACATCACAAATGTGCGCCGAGTGCGGATACACGGACAAGAACAACGGTGTGTCGCGGGGGTCTTTCACTTGCCGGTCGTGCGGCCACGCTCAGCACGCCGACCGCAACGCTTCCCGCAACATCGCCCAGCGGGGCAATGCTGTGTGGAACGCGGGGCGTGAGTCACGCGTCCCGGTCGGCGCATAGCCGATCAAGATGCGGCAGCCTCAGCTAGCCGCAAGCCCGGCCCCTCAGGGCCGAGAAGTTGACTGCTGCTGCCCCGGGGGGCAGGCGAACTGGAGGCCACCGCCGGCTGGAAGGTTCCGGGCAGGGTCTCGATCCCCGCAGCCGCGTTGTGTTAGGTCCACCGTCCGGTGCCGTGGGTTTCGTCCGTTGCCGTGATCTCCTGCAGTAGGGCGAGGCGGCGGACCTTGCCGGTTCCGGTGCGTGGGATCTGATCCCAAGTCAGGGCAATCGGCGCTTGGAGTGGCAGAATGTCGTGGGTCGCTCGCAGCCAGCTCGCATTGTCGAGCTCGCCGTCGACGGTGACGACGACCGGCAGCGGCGCCTTCCCCGGTTGTCCGAGGACCACGCACTCCAGCACCTGTGGTAGCCGTTCCTCCAAGATGTCTTCGACACGCAGACAACTCAGCCCCGGCACCATGTCGACCTCGCGGTCGAGCAAATCCACGCTGCCATCCCGGTTGCGCACCCCGAGATCACCGGTGATCCACCAGCCGCCCCAGTGCTTGGCCTGCCATCGATCCGTCTCCCCGACGTAGTCCAGGCAGCGGGCGGCGGTCTTGGCCAGCACGAGCCCAGGCCGGCCGCGCGGTACAGGCTCGAAGCTGTCGGGATCGACCACGCGCAACCGGGTCTTGACCGGGACCGCGTAGCCGACGTTGCGGCTCGTGCGGCCGCTGTGCTTCGGATCGACCGAGGACCGGGTGTGGAAGCGGAAGGTCAGCGGCCCGGTCTCGGACTGCCCCCATCCTTGCATCCACAGTGGACGCTTGCGGTGACTTGCGGTCAGATAGGAGCGGATCGTGGGCGGGTGCATGGCGTCGTAGGTACTCACGAACAGCCGCGTCCGCCGGAACGGGTTGTCCAGCCGCTCGGTCAACTGTGCGAACCGCACGTACGTCGCCGGAGGGGCTTCCATGACCGTCGGCGGATGTGCGCGCAGCACCGGGTCCGCCCGGTCGGCGTCCTGCTGCGAGATGACGACGATCTCCCGCGGTGCCAGGCAGAACGCGCTCGCGGTCCAACAGAAGGTGCGGCCGTGCGCGTACGCGCTCGCATTGACGAGCGTATCGTCACCACGCATCCCGATCACCGGGTAGCGCACCGTCTCGAATCTCGCCAACTGGCCGATGATCGTGTTCCGCGAGTGCACTACCAGTTTGGGCGTCCCGGTCGTGCCCGAAGTGTGCATCACGGCGAGCGGTTCGTCGTCATGGCGCCGGCGCGGGCCGGGTGCGGTGTGTCCACGCACATCATCCAGCGACAGCGTGCCGGGCACGGCACCATCGAGTACCAGCGTCGTGCCGGCGAACGACGCCAGGTCGATGCCTGCTGCGCGGGCGTGTTCGAGCACCGCTGCTGTAGTGACCAGCACTTTGGGATCGAGGCGCTTGAGAAGGGCCTCGACGGTGTTGCTGGGCAGCCGGTCGGAAAGCTTCGCCGGGACGGCGCCGATGCGCACAGCCGCACAGGACAACAAGTCGTAGTCCCAGTGGTTCTCCTTGACGATCGCCACTCGGTCGCGGTGACCGGCACCAGCCGCCGCGAGCCAGCCGGCCAGTTCTTGCACCAGCTCCGCGAGGTCCGCGACGCCGAACTTGCGACGGTCGTCGCCGA
This genomic interval carries:
- a CDS encoding zinc ribbon domain-containing protein; this encodes MHSWSFDQLGQFIVYKANMAGVPVVYVDPAYTSQMCAECGYTDKNNGVSRGSFTCRSCGHAQHADRNASRNIAQRGNAVWNAGRESRVPVGA
- a CDS encoding ISAs1 family transposase, translated to MSVSHVQDSCSPIAGGFGASVEIGMDVGVAAVGGLVEMLSRVPDPRKPRGVRHRVGSVLAVTVFAALAGAGNFREAGDRAADLPQELLVLAGCRRHLLTGRYVAPSESTIRRVAHDIDADAADEQVCRWLREQAAAAALARGVDVAGGDDHGPEGLVGVAMDGKTLRNTVAPGDPEGSEVKLFSAMLHREAVVIAQLRVPEGTNEITQVAALLKDIDLTGVVVTGDAAHAQHTTAAYLTQDRGGHYALTVKGNQPTLLTQIASVLPPAAPGTAHHAETDRSTGKIVRRQIWVAPANDVDFPGAAQVFRIRRDTFDHAGNHLTKEVVHGITSLTAEQAGADLIARFVRQHWGIENKIHWVRDVVYREDHQHAYTGTGAQVMATLRNLALGLLRLAGITQITRTLERIAADRTRIIPIIAAATSTNRL
- a CDS encoding site-specific integrase encodes the protein MTIAESTKRVVFDHVPAILAAAVEDERIGRNPCQSKSVTPPKRTREPVTAWTHAQVAAKRANIAERYRPLITLGAGLGLRAGEVYGLSPDDVDWLRGNITIRRQVKIVGNRRVFAPPKGGKVRSVPLPASVRDDLAAYLANKVPRRRSRSRGANHAARRPRSRWWSRTTAGELCTGPVRLGRRHERSVRSVHPM
- a CDS encoding class I adenylate-forming enzyme family protein produces the protein MGVLFDEIAEHGTPTTVHLDRPFDLGDDRRKFGVADLAELVQELAGWLAAAGAGHRDRVAIVKENHWDYDLLSCAAVRIGAVPAKLSDRLPSNTVEALLKRLDPKVLVTTAAVLEHARAAGIDLASFAGTTLVLDGAVPGTLSLDDVRGHTAPGPRRRHDDEPLAVMHTSGTTGTPKLVVHSRNTIIGQLARFETVRYPVIGMRGDDTLVNASAYAHGRTFCWTASAFCLAPREIVVISQQDADRADPVLRAHPPTVMEAPPATYVRFAQLTERLDNPFRRTRLFVSTYDAMHPPTIRSYLTASHRKRPLWMQGWGQSETGPLTFRFHTRSSVDPKHSGRTSRNVGYAVPVKTRLRVVDPDSFEPVPRGRPGLVLAKTAARCLDYVGETDRWQAKHWGGWWITGDLGVRNRDGSVDLLDREVDMVPGLSCLRVEDILEERLPQVLECVVLGQPGKAPLPVVVTVDGELDNASWLRATHDILPLQAPIALTWDQIPRTGTGKVRRLALLQEITATDETHGTGRWT